Genomic segment of Armatimonadota bacterium:
CGTGACCACCGGTCTGCTCTCCAAGCTCAATCGCGAAGAGCTTCAGGGCGTCATGGCCCATGAACTTTCGCACATCCGCAACTACGATGTCCGGTACATGACGATGGTCTCAATCCTGGCCGGGATGATCGCCTTGCTGGCGGATTTCCTCCAAACCCAACTTCGCTGGGGTTTCTGGGGCGGACGATCGAGATCGAGCGACAACGATAACGACAACAACAATCCGCTCGCCATCGTATTTCTCATCGTCGGTATCATCCTCGCCATCATCTCGCCCATCGCGGGTTGGATGCTCGAAATGGCGGTGAGCCGCAAGCGCGAGTTCCTCGCCGACGCCAGCGCGGCGGAGATGACCCGCTACCCCGAAGGGCTCATCAGCGCCCTCCAAAAGATTTCCAACGACCCCGATCCGCTGGAGGCCGCCAACCGCGCCACCCAGCATATGTACATCGTGAATCCCCTCAAGCTGATGGAGGAGCGGGCCGACCTCTTCCGCACCCATCCATCCACCGAGGCGCGCATCAACGCGCTGCGGGGTATGGAGCCGTATTACGACAAAGTGCGTAAGTTCGGCGAGATTGAATAGAAAGTCCGTACAATGACATTGTTGTGGTCGCTTTGTTATGCCTCGCACTGCCCCATAGCATCGAAACAGCTTCGGAGCCGATCATGCTGGCTACGGCCTCAACGAGAAATGGAAAGGCCAAGTTGCTTCTCCGCGAGTTAGGTGATGAGGGCCTTGACCGTAGTCTGGTCCTCCATTTGCCCGGTCCAAATGGGCGGGAAGTAACGTTGGCTCCCGAGTGTGGCGACAGCGAAAAGGGGGCTATCATCGCTCGCAAAAGCGACTTTCTCGTCGTGGCAATACCGAGCCGGGTCCCCCAGGCTTATGTTGTTTCCCAAACTGGACAGGTGAAGCGACTGGAGACCAGCTTTGCGCATGAAGATTGGTTTTGGGTCACTCAGGATCATGGCGTCGTCTTTGAACAAATGAATTACCAGAGCGGCCCTAGCTTCCTGCGGGTACGGCAATACCAAACCCTCGACCCAAAGACTCTCAAGTTTCGGGTCGTTTCGATTGAGGAAGCGAAGCGAGACAAGATCGATTCAGCAAGCCTAAGCTCAAGTAAAGAGTCAGCAACGAATTTGCGAAACCTAAAGTAGATTGCAAAGTTCCAGCCCTAACCAGGAATAAATACCTGCCGATTCCTATTACGGGATGAACCGAGGAATCTACACCGGGGCACGGGGAATGATGACCACCACGCAGTGGATGGACGTGATTTCCAACAACCTTGCCAACTCTGGAACCGACGGATACAAGGCCGACACGCTGGCGTTTACCGACGTCATGATGAAGAACCTTTACGCCAACGGCGGAAAGGGCGTCTATCTCGGAAGCATCGGCAACGGCCCCGCCGCAACCGCCAACTCCATCGACCGAAGCGTCGGCACGATCCGCACGACGGGCAATGCGCTCGATGTGGCTCTCCGCACGCCGCAGGGCATGTTTGCGGTTCAGATGAACGGCCAAACCTACTACACCCGCAACGGCTCGTTCAGCCTCGACTCCGCTGGCCACTTGGTCACCAACCAGGGCCTTCCGGTTCTGGACACCAAAGGCTCCCCGATCACGATCACCGGCAAGGGCAAGGTGATGATCGACGAGCAGGGCCTGGTTCACCAGGGCGATAACGTCGTGGCCCAGATCGGCATCTACGAATCCGACTTTGCAAAGGCTGGACTCAATCTCTGGACTGCCGGCACGCAGACCCCTCAGCCGGTCGCAAACCCGGAGCTCGCAACTAACTCGCTGGAAGCCAGCAACGTCGAGCCCATCCAGGCGATGGTGGACCTCATCAAGGTCCAGCGCTCCTTTGAAGAATCTCAGCGGTCGATCCAAACCCAGGACGACATGACCGGAAAGCTCTTCGAAATCTTGAATCGACACTAATCCCACATCGGGACCCGACCGGCCAAGCAGGATGCGAGGCTATGAATCAGCACAGGAAGGCAAACCATGAAAAGCCGCCATGTTAAGATCGCTCAATACTTCGGCAACCGGAATGGTTGCGCAACAATTTAACCTGGACGTTATCTCGAACAACCTCGCGAACGTCAACACGACTGGTTTCAAACACCAGCGGGCCGAGTTTCACGACTTGGTGTATCAGACGGTTCAATCCGCTGGTACCTCGGTCGGTCAGAACTTCAAAACGCCGGGTGGCGTTCAGTTCGGTCTTGGTTCGATGGTTTCCGCCACCGCCAACGACCTCTCGCAGGGCGCATCCCTCAGCACCGGTAACCCGCTCGACCTCATGATCGTCGGCGAAGGTTACTTCCGCGTGCTCAAGCCGGACGGCAGTTTCGGATACACCCGCGATGGCAGTTTCAAGAAGGACGCGACCGGTCTGCTGGTAAACAGCAACGGCTACCCGCTCGTCCCCCAGATCACGATTCCCGAGGGAGCGACTCAGGTGAATATTGGTCAGGACGGCACGGTCGAGGCCATGATTCCGGGCAACTCGACGCCGACACGGCTCGATCAGATTACTTTGGCGATGTTCGCCAACCCCGCCGGTCTCACCCGAGCTGGCGAGAACCTGTGGGTGGAGAGTGCGGCCAGCGGCGCGCCAAACCTCATTGCCCCCGGCACCGATGGAGCGGGTACGGTCTCCGCCGGGTATCTGGAAGGATCCAACGTTTCGGTTGTCGAAGAGATGGTTCGAATGATCACTGCGCAACGCGCCTATGAGATCAACTCGAAAGCCATCCAGACCTCAGACGACATGCTGTCGATTCTGAACACGCTGAAGAGGTAAGCCATGATCGGTAGCATTCTCGCACTCATGGTTGGGGGAACGGTCCCCACTGTCACCGTTCGAATCGAAGGCGACGGCTTCTTCCGCTTCGCCAAAGACAATCAGATGTTTTACGGCCGCGTGGCCCAGCTTTCGGCCACGCCGCAGGGCCTCATGGCCAAAGATGGCTCCTTATTGGTGCCCCGCCTGGTGGCGCCGGAAGGCACGACCAAGCTGGAAGTCAGCATGGACGGCAACATCACCGCGGTTCTGGCTAACGGAAGCAAGCACCTCGGCCGCTTTGTCATCGCCATTTTCGAAACCCCGCCGAAGTTCAATCACGTGGGCAACTACGTGACCACCGACTCCCGCCCGACGCTGACCAGCCCGGGTGAATGGATCGCCGGTGTGATCCGAACGAACGGCACCGCAACAACGGCTCCGATCGACACCAAGACGACCGAGGGAAGCACGACGACGACCACGCCGAAAACGGCTGGTAACAACTCCGCGAGCGAAAAGTTTGTGCCGGGAACGACCGAGATCAAGGTCAATCTTCACTCGGAGATCACGTCCGAGCACATCTTGCTCGGCGATATCGCCACGATCGAAGGCGACCCGGAAGTCAAAGAGAAGCTGAGCGTGGTCGACTTTGGTCGAGCCCCGATCTACGGCGCAAAGCGGGGCCTCACCGTCCTGCACGTCCGGGCCAACATTTTGGCCGCCAAGATCGATACCCGAAACATCAAGATCATCTGCCCCGAAGGTGCAACGGTCGAGCGCAAGAGCCAAAAGGTCGAGCCGACTGCGATCTCCGATGCCGTCGCCAAGGCGATCAAGGTGAAGTTCGGCTTCGAGACCCAGCTTCAAGAGAAGAATCGGCTGACGACCCTCAGCGTTCCCGATGGAGAGGTGACGATTAGCGTCTCCCAGCTTAACCTGAACAACACCGAAATTAGCGGTATGGTCGATGTCCTCGTGGATGGCAAGTCCGCAGGCACCGTCCGCATCGGCTACGACCTGCCCGCCCTTTCGATGGTCAAGCGCGGCGATGTGGTTCGCCTTCGCCTGATCTCCAATTTTGCCACCGTCGAGGTCAACGCCAAGGCGACGACCAACGGCTATCTCGGCCAGAGCATAACCGTCGAAACCGACAACGGCACGACCCACACCGGCACCCTCATCGGCTCCGGAATCGTGGAGGTGAAACTATGAAACTGACGTCCATCTTCGCCCTCGCACTGACTTCGGTGGCCTTCGGCCAGCAGGTAGATTCGCAGGACAACTTCGGCTCTCTGACGCCGAAGAGGTACAACTCGCCGTTCCTGGCTCGAACCGCCCGGCACGTGGGCGATCCGCTGACGGTCATCATCAGCGAGTCGAACATCTCCTCGTACCAGTCGAACATGCAGAACAACAAGAAGGAGACCGTCACCAACGGCCCGAACAGCGTTCCGCTCGTCGATTGGCTGAAGGTTGGCCTGCTTTCGTCGCTGACCGGCAGTTCCAGCTCCAGCACGGATCAACAGTTCCAAACCACGGGGCAGAACTCTCAACGCGGCACCATGACGGCCAAGGTTTCCGTCCTCATCAAGCAGATTCTTCCGAACGGCACGCTGGTGGTCGAAGGGACCCGAGCCGTGAAGTTCGGTCGCGAGACTCAGCATCTAACCCTCAGCGGCATCTGCCGAGTTGATGACATCCGAACGGACAATACGCTTCTCAGCGAGAACCTCGCCAATGCCGAAATCAAGAGTGAAGGCATCGGAGCGATCTACAAGAAGCAGCGACAAGGCTTCATCTCGAAGCTCTTGGGGTGGTTGTTCTAAATGAAACTCCTTTCCATCGCAACGCTTTTGCTGACTGCGAGCATGGTTTTTGCCCAGGCTGGACCTCCTTCCGGTGGCGGCGACACCAAGCCGACACGCATCACGGACGAGATGTCCCGCCGCATGTCCAACATGCGACAGGCCGAAAGCAACGGCATCAGCGTCCGCATTAAGGACATCGCCCGGTTCCGCGGCATCCGCTCCAACTCCCTCATGGGTATTGGTGTAGTGGTCGGCCTTAAGGGCACTGGCGACACGCGAAAGAACCCGCAGAGTGCGGCGGCCATCGCCAACTATATGAAGTCGATGGGGCAATCCGTCGATCCGACGCTCATCGAACCGAAGAACTGCGCTCTCGTATTTGTCCGCGCCGAGCTTCCCCCGTTCGCCACGAACGGCCAAGAACTTGACCTCACGGTCGCATCGGCTGGTGACGCGCTCAGCTTGCAGGGAGGACTCCTCCTTCGCACCGAGCTGTACGCCGTCGGAGACAACGAAACGGTTTACGCCATCGGCGAAGGCTCCATCAGCATCGGTGGGTACGGCGCTTCGTCGGGTGGCAGCAGCAAGTCGGTTGGCTTCCTCACCGCGGGCCGAGTCCCCAGCGGCGGCGTGGTCGAGCAAGGCGCGCCGACGAAACTGGTCTACAGCGGCAAGATGTACCTCGAACTGATGGATGCCGACCTCACGACGGCTAACCGAGTTCAGGACGAAATCAACAAGAAGTATCCCGAGTTCAACGCCATGGCGGAGAACGGCGGCACCATCGGCGTTTCGCTCCCGACCACTATGTCTCCGGTTCAGGCGATGTCCAAGCTGGAAGAGCTGAACGTCCTGGTCGACAATGCGGCCGTGGTCGTCATTAACGAAAAGACCGGCGCGATCGCCATCGGCGGAAACGTCCGCATCGCTCCCGTCGCCATCGCCAGCGGCTCCATCAGCGTCAAGATCGAGGAATCGACGAGTGTGTCCCAGCCGAATCCGTTCGCTCAGGGCACGACCACGCCGGTCACGAACCAGAAGGTCTCGGCCGATCAAGGCGAAGCCGACATTGCGGTCATGGCTCCGAATACGACCGTCGCCGACCTGGCCCGCATCTTCCAAGAGTTGCGTCTCAAGTCCAGCGACATCATCAATATCCTTCAGATCCTGCGTCAGCAGGGCGCCCTCAAGGCAAGGCTGGTGATCCAGTGATAAACGGAAGCCTCCAGGCTCTCAAGGCGGGTTCGCTCGTCGCCGAAGCCAAAGACGACCTCACGAAGCTGAAGAAGGCGACCGACGGTCTGGAAGCCTTCATGTTCAAATCCCTGCTCCAGAGCATGGGTGGCAAGGATGGCCTGTTCAGTTCGAAAATGCCCGGTGGCGATATCTACCGGGACATGTTCGAAACGAACCTGTCCGACGTGCTCGCCGCCCGCGGAACGCTGAACATCAGCAAGACGATTTACAACAAGGTTGTGCCGGTAGCCCTGGCTCAAGCCCAACAACGACTGAAAGAATCAACGATCGAGAAAAAAGTATGAAATCCCGACAACTCCTCAATCTGTGGACCGAATGGTTGTCCACCTCCGAGACGCTGCTGCGGGCTCTGCATGAGCAGACCGTAGCGGTGACCCTCCGCGACGTACCGCGTGTCGAGAAGCTGCAACCGGAGCTCGACGAGCTGATGGAAAGCATCCGAACCGTCGACACCCTGGCATTGGCTGAAGCAAAAAGGCTGGCCGAAGAGCTTGGAGCCCCGCTCCAGAGCCTTCGAGGTCTGGTCTCGGTTCTCGATAAGACCGAGGCGGCTCAAGTCCAACTCACCGCGAACAAAGTCCTATCGGCCTCGCAAAACATCCAGGATGTGGTGCACAAAAACCGAAAATTATTTGAGAGCGAAATGACCTACATCAATGGAACGCTCACCTTGATCGCTAAGGCCGCCGTCATCGGCAAAGGTCCGTATCGAGGTCGCAAGTCTGGTTCCACGTCGGTGTTGGTCGACGCCGCTGCATAAGAGGAGAGAAGAATGTCTAGTCCGTTTCAAGGCATCGAAACCGCAAGCCGAGCGCTTCGGGCATTCCAGCGCAGTCTGGATACGACCGGCCACAATATCGCCAACGTCAACTCGACGGGATATTCGCGGCAGACGGTCAGCCTTGCTGCGACTCCGGCTCTAACCGAGTTCGGTGGCCACGAGTACAGCATCGGCACCGGCGTCAACATTTCGACGATTGCCCGCATTCGCGACTCAATGCTGGAACAGCGACGCCAAACCGCGTTTTCCCAGCAGGGGCAGGCCGAAAGCTCGCTCGGCAACCTTGAAAAGGTTCAGTCGATGTTCTTGGACGTCCAGGGCAGCGGCATCAGCGACTCGCTCAGCACGTTTTTCAATTCGTGGTCGGCCCTTGGGTCGGATCCCACGAACGCCGGTAACCTTCTGGCTGTCCAGTCGGCCGGTCGCGACCTCGCCAGTAAGATCAGCTCAACGTACAGTCAGTTGAAGGCGCAGGCGACCGACCAAGGCACGCAGGCGTCCCAGACCATCGGCGATATCCAGAACCTGGCCAACAAGATCGCCGACCTCAATGCCGGTATCCGCAAGGACTTGGCCCGAGGCGGTTCGCCCAACGACATGATGGACGAACGCGACCAAGCCGTCGCCGATCTCTCCAAGCTCGTGAACATCACGACCAACACCGCCAGCGATGGCGCGATCGTGGTTTCCGTCGGCGGGTTGTCGCTCGTGGACCAAGTGGGAGCCAAGACCTTCCCTACGACCTTCGATGCCGCATCGGGAACGGTGTCGGATTCGGTGGGAAGCTGGCCGATCAGCGGTGGCAAGCTGAAGGGCATTTTCGACGCAACCAACCAGGTTAACGGCTATATGGGCCAGTTGGACAACCTCGCCAACACGCTCCGAACTCAGGTGAATGCCGTCCACATGGCGGGCTATACCGCCAATGGTTCGACTGGCGTCGCCTTCTTCAACGATTCGGTGCCGCAAACCGGCGCCATCGACTTCGCGCTCTCTTCGGCGGTCGATTCCAATCCGCAGAACATCGTCGTGGGCACCACGTCAGCCGCGTCCGATGGTTCCGCCGCCCTCGCTCTTTCGAATATGCGGGACACCAAGGTCGCTGGCCTCGGCAACCGGACGATGGGCGACTACTACACCAGCCTCATCACGACGGTGGGACGCGACGTCAGCGTCGCTCAGAACAACGTCGATACCGCTAACGCGCTTAGCGAACAGGTGGAGGCGCAGGTGCAGGATGTCAGCGGCGTCAACCTCGACGACGAGATGTCCGACATGCTGAAGTTCCAACGAAGCTATCAGGCCTCGGCGAAGGTCCTGAGCACGATGGATCAGGTCATGGGTGACCTGATGAATATGTTGAACCGCTAAAGGTTAAGGAATCCAGGAACCGATATTAATACTAGGAGACAAGCATGAACCGAGTTAGCACCTTCTATCAGTTCAGCACGTTGCAGAGTCAAGTCGCCCGAGCGGGCGAGGCGTACTACGACGCGCAGAAAAAGGTCTCGACCGGCAAGCGAATCAACGTTCTCGGCGATGACCCGACCGGCTTCGGTTCGG
This window contains:
- a CDS encoding M48 family metalloprotease, giving the protein MRKTLREQIDANKRGSLVLVCVMLALITALGTCIVGIWHPRYWYYGAGGAFGIALFVAFVARSWGPGIILGISNTREATAQEDQMLRNVVEEMAIASGLPMPKIYVINDSSPNAFATGMSPEKGIVCVTTGLLSKLNREELQGVMAHELSHIRNYDVRYMTMVSILAGMIALLADFLQTQLRWGFWGGRSRSSDNDNDNNNPLAIVFLIVGIILAIISPIAGWMLEMAVSRKREFLADASAAEMTRYPEGLISALQKISNDPDPLEAANRATQHMYIVNPLKLMEERADLFRTHPSTEARINALRGMEPYYDKVRKFGEIE
- a CDS encoding flagellar hook-basal body complex protein — protein: MNRGIYTGARGMMTTTQWMDVISNNLANSGTDGYKADTLAFTDVMMKNLYANGGKGVYLGSIGNGPAATANSIDRSVGTIRTTGNALDVALRTPQGMFAVQMNGQTYYTRNGSFSLDSAGHLVTNQGLPVLDTKGSPITITGKGKVMIDEQGLVHQGDNVVAQIGIYESDFAKAGLNLWTAGTQTPQPVANPELATNSLEASNVEPIQAMVDLIKVQRSFEESQRSIQTQDDMTGKLFEILNRH
- the flgG gene encoding flagellar basal-body rod protein FlgG, which translates into the protein MLRSLNTSATGMVAQQFNLDVISNNLANVNTTGFKHQRAEFHDLVYQTVQSAGTSVGQNFKTPGGVQFGLGSMVSATANDLSQGASLSTGNPLDLMIVGEGYFRVLKPDGSFGYTRDGSFKKDATGLLVNSNGYPLVPQITIPEGATQVNIGQDGTVEAMIPGNSTPTRLDQITLAMFANPAGLTRAGENLWVESAASGAPNLIAPGTDGAGTVSAGYLEGSNVSVVEEMVRMITAQRAYEINSKAIQTSDDMLSILNTLKR
- the flgI gene encoding flagellar basal body P-ring protein FlgI, coding for MKLLSIATLLLTASMVFAQAGPPSGGGDTKPTRITDEMSRRMSNMRQAESNGISVRIKDIARFRGIRSNSLMGIGVVVGLKGTGDTRKNPQSAAAIANYMKSMGQSVDPTLIEPKNCALVFVRAELPPFATNGQELDLTVASAGDALSLQGGLLLRTELYAVGDNETVYAIGEGSISIGGYGASSGGSSKSVGFLTAGRVPSGGVVEQGAPTKLVYSGKMYLELMDADLTTANRVQDEINKKYPEFNAMAENGGTIGVSLPTTMSPVQAMSKLEELNVLVDNAAVVVINEKTGAIAIGGNVRIAPVAIASGSISVKIEESTSVSQPNPFAQGTTTPVTNQKVSADQGEADIAVMAPNTTVADLARIFQELRLKSSDIINILQILRQQGALKARLVIQ
- the flgK gene encoding flagellar hook-associated protein FlgK, translating into MSSPFQGIETASRALRAFQRSLDTTGHNIANVNSTGYSRQTVSLAATPALTEFGGHEYSIGTGVNISTIARIRDSMLEQRRQTAFSQQGQAESSLGNLEKVQSMFLDVQGSGISDSLSTFFNSWSALGSDPTNAGNLLAVQSAGRDLASKISSTYSQLKAQATDQGTQASQTIGDIQNLANKIADLNAGIRKDLARGGSPNDMMDERDQAVADLSKLVNITTNTASDGAIVVSVGGLSLVDQVGAKTFPTTFDAASGTVSDSVGSWPISGGKLKGIFDATNQVNGYMGQLDNLANTLRTQVNAVHMAGYTANGSTGVAFFNDSVPQTGAIDFALSSAVDSNPQNIVVGTTSAASDGSAALALSNMRDTKVAGLGNRTMGDYYTSLITTVGRDVSVAQNNVDTANALSEQVEAQVQDVSGVNLDDEMSDMLKFQRSYQASAKVLSTMDQVMGDLMNMLNR